The genomic interval AGCGAATCCACTCCCTACGGGCGAAGGCAGGCGCGCTCGGCGCGGGAAGCGCGGTTGTCCTGTTGACCATTGCCCTGCTCCTCATCTGGCGCGCGGCTGTCTCCCTCCCGGACAGACTCCTGCACATCACCTTCCTCGATGTCGGCTCAGCGGATGCGGTCTTCATCAAAACGCCGTCGGGCAAGAACATCCTCGTCAACGGCGGGCCCAGCGTAACCATCCTTTCAGACGAACTCGGCAGGCGCGTCTCTGCTTTTAACCGCTCACTCGATTGGCTGATCATCGCCAGCACGGAGGAAGAACAGGTCGCGTCACTGCCGCGCGCGCTCGAACGTTACACGCCCGATAGCGTGTTGTGGAGCGGCAACCGGCAGGGATCGTTTTCCTCGCGCGTGTTGTACGAGTACCTCACCCTGCAAGCCATTCCCGTAACGTTCGCGGAAACCAACCAAACCCTCGACCTCGGCGACGGCGCCGCACTGCAAATACTCACAACGGGCGCGCGCGGTTCGGTGTTATTAATTGAGTGGCAGAACTTCCGCGCGGTATTGCCCATCGGCATGAGTTTTGAAGCCATTGCCGAACTGCGCGACGGTCAGTCGGTTGGACCGGTCAGCGTGCTGTCGCTCGCCGATTCGGGATATGCGCCCTCCAACCCGCCGGAATGGATCGTGAATCTCAACCCGGAGGTGATCGTGCTAAACGTTTCCGCAGGCGATCAAAACGGGATGCCAGACGACGAGACGCTCGACGCGGTCAAGGATCATGAGTTGCTCCGCACCGACCAGAACGGCTGGATCGAGATCACCACGAACGGTGAGCAAATGTGGGTGAATGTGGAGAGAAATCGAGGAGAATGAACCATGAGCGAACTGACAATACAAACTTCGCAAGTGCAAGGCAACGTTTCGGTTACGATATTGAACCTGGCCGGTCATTTGCACGGCGCGACCGAACATCAGTTGCTGGATGCCGCGCGACAGGCGCATGAAGACGGGGCAAGACACCTTTTGTTAGATACCTCTGGCTTGGATGTATTATCCAGCGCGGGTTTGCGCGGCATTCAAGGCGCGTTCAAACTGTTCACCCCGCCCCGCGATGTTGAAACGATCAGCCGTCACGAAACAGAACAATACAAGTCTCCCTATTTCAAAATGATCTGCTCGAACCCGCAGATCTACTATATCCTCAACATTACCGGCTTCGCGCAAAATATACTCATCTTCAACAATCTGGAAGAGGCGCTCAACTCATTTGGCGGTTAACACGTTCAGCGCGCTTACAAACGCATCTGCCATTCTTTCGATGTTGATCTCCTCTTTCACGATCCGAAACGACTCTGCCCCCATCGTTCGCAGACGCGCCGTATCCGACAGCGCGTCTTTCATTGTGGCAACCAGCGCGTCGAAATCATCGGGCGGGACTTGCCAACCGTTCTCTTTTCGCACGAGATCATCCTGCGTGCCGTCTCCCTGCGCCACGATGACGGGCAGACCGTAACTCATCACCTCTTGGACAGCCAGCCCCCCGGTTCCCGGCAGGACGAAGAGGTCTGCCTCTTCCATGTGAGCCTTTAACTCCGCCCCATGCTTTGCGCCCACAAACTCCGCGGACGGATAAATTTCTGCGGCGAGTTCCTCAAACGCCTCGCGTTCGGGCCCATCACCGACAATGACCAGCCGCACATTTTGAATCTCCGCGCACGCGCCGAGTAACAAATCTATATTTTTGCGTAATTGCAATCGTCCCACGAAAAGGATGTAAGGCTTTTCATTAAACGTGTTTGGTCGCTTTGGCATTTCCCATGTTGGCGAAGGGGAGACAGAATTATGCGCGACGAAAATATTATCGAGGGGAAAGCCCAAGTTGGCATATTCGTCCGCGCCGCGTTGACTGTACGCGATCAGCGCATCGAATTGACTGAGGAAGGCGCTTCTTCTTCGTTCACGCCATCCGCTGACGGCGGGCGCGCCAAGTCCCCACCCGATGACCGGTTTGTTTTGCTCGCGCATCCAATTCACGGCGGAAGAAGTGGAAAGATAGCGCGGGTTGGCTTCCACGATCAGCGCGTCGGGATTCCACTCTTTCAGCCAGTTCGTCAATCCGCGCTGATAACACAAATAAAAATTCCCGCCAAACAAATGTATGTTTTTCCCTAACTCGTATCTCGTAACTCGTAACTCGCTTGTCGTCGTAATTCCTTCGCTTGGACGCGGCAAGCCGGTGAAGAGACTCATCCCGCCATCGCAGGCGGAGGCGAGCAAGTCAAAGAACGGAGCGCGATAACTTGGGAGGACGCGTTGTTGCAGGGCGAGCCTGCCATTGAATCGATTCATGATGGGATATGCGGAGCCTGCCACGCGGGAGATTTGTGCGCATGGACAACTTTCCACGCGCCGTTGAGTTTCACCATCACGCGGCTTTCGTTGTGAGACGCAACCTTCACGCCGTCTGCGGAGGCTGTGCTGATGAGCAATGTATAACTTGCAATCGCGGTCTCGCCGTAGTTTTGAATATGCAAATTCGAGAGATCGAATCGCGTTGCAGATTTTCCCTTCGCGTCCGCGCCGAAGACCGTGCCGCGCTCGGCATTGGACGACATCATAAATTCATGGAAGGGAAGCCCGTCAATGCGATGCGGTGTGATCCACCATTCGTAAAGAGTCAAATCTTCGGCGGTAGTTTCGTTGTAGGTCTTCATGTCGTTCTCCTGAATGGATTGCAAGTGCTTTTTCAGGAAGGCGATGATTTCTTCGGACATGAAAATCTCCTTTTCAGGTTACCTCGGTGGTTGAGTAGCCCCGCGCGTGCTGAGCGGAGCGATAGCGAAGTCGAAGCATCGCGGGGCGTATCGAAACCACCACGCCATACAGCAATTCTCGTAACAAAATTTCTTTTGCATACTGGTGGTTTCGATACGGGCTCGCTATCGCTCGCCCTACTCAACCACCGAGGTATTCATAACAACACTTTCAAATATTCATCCACCATTGTATCCAATCCCAAAACAGACTCTGCCCTCGCGCGCGCGGATGTGCGGAAGCGTTCATTATCGCGCAAGATTTCATCCGCCGCCTCCGCCAGCGACGGGATGTCTGGTCGCTCCAACTTCCACGGGTTCGCGCCGTGAGCAACAAGCCGACCGGCATCTCCCTGCACAAGTTCAGCAAGCGAGCCGGTGTCGAAACCGACAACAGGCAGTCCGCACGCCAGCGCTTCGATGACCGAATTTGGGCATGGCGGATTCACTTCCGCGGAAAACAGAAGATGCGACGAACGTTCGAGAAACGGAATCTCCTCGCGCGGCATCGAATCAATGAAACGGA from Candidatus Defluviilinea gracilis carries:
- a CDS encoding STAS domain-containing protein translates to MSELTIQTSQVQGNVSVTILNLAGHLHGATEHQLLDAARQAHEDGARHLLLDTSGLDVLSSAGLRGIQGAFKLFTPPRDVETISRHETEQYKSPYFKMICSNPQIYYILNITGFAQNILIFNNLEEALNSFGG
- a CDS encoding glycosyltransferase, giving the protein MNRFNGRLALQQRVLPSYRAPFFDLLASACDGGMSLFTGLPRPSEGITTTSELRVTRYELGKNIHLFGGNFYLCYQRGLTNWLKEWNPDALIVEANPRYLSTSSAVNWMREQNKPVIGWGLGAPAVSGWRERRRSAFLSQFDALIAYSQRGADEYANLGFPLDNIFVAHNSVSPSPTWEMPKRPNTFNEKPYILFVGRLQLRKNIDLLLGACAEIQNVRLVIVGDGPEREAFEELAAEIYPSAEFVGAKHGAELKAHMEEADLFVLPGTGGLAVQEVMSYGLPVIVAQGDGTQDDLVRKENGWQVPPDDFDALVATMKDALSDTARLRTMGAESFRIVKEEINIERMADAFVSALNVLTAK
- a CDS encoding nuclear transport factor 2 family protein, coding for MSEEIIAFLKKHLQSIQENDMKTYNETTAEDLTLYEWWITPHRIDGLPFHEFMMSSNAERGTVFGADAKGKSATRFDLSNLHIQNYGETAIASYTLLISTASADGVKVASHNESRVMVKLNGAWKVVHAHKSPAWQAPHIPS